taTTTGGTTGAACCGAATCCAACATTAGGGCTGCCTACATATCTTGCCGAAACAAgaatcaggtcgaacgtagtttaggcaatttgttttttttttgaaaagtcaaGGAAACAGCATAACCAAGAGATTCCATTGAATCAACCCTTGAAATGTCGAGCCCAAACATAAGGGTTTCTAATGTCGAAACTCAAATCATATGTAATATCTTTTCACAGCATCAGCATTGACGACCGTTTCTGTCACTTTGCCTTCTATATCTGCTAAGTAAAGAGCACCATTGGGTAATACCCTTTTAACAACGAATGGTCCTCtccaatttggagaaaatttgcCTTTGGTTTCGGCATGATGTGGCAAAATGCGTCTCAACACTAATTGACCCTCTTCAAAATGTCTGGGACGCACCTTTTTGTTGTATGCCCGTGCCATTCTTTTCTGATATAATTGTCCATGACATACTGATGTCAGAcgcttctcatcaatcaaactTAATTGCTCTAACCGAGTTTTGATccactcatcatcatcaatttcagcctccACAACAATTCGTAAAGATGGGATCTCAATCTCTGCAGGTATAACTGCCTCAGTCCCGTATACTTGTGAATATAGGGTAGCGCCCACTGACGTACGAACTGTAGTGCGATAACCCAACAAAGCAAAAGgcaacttttcatgccattgtcGAGAACTTTGCACCATCTTACgaagtatctttttttttttattgttgttagcAGCTTCTACAGCCCCGTTTGCCTTTGGGCGATACGGAGTCGAATTTTGATGCTCAATCTTAAATTGGTAGCATACCTCTTGCATTAAGTGGCTGTTGAGATTTGCAGCGTTATCAGTTATAATCACCTTTGGAATACCAAACCGACACATGATGTTGAAATGGATGAAATCCACCACAACCTTCTTGGTCACTGACTTGAAAGTtactgcttccacccactttgTAAAATAATCAATAGCCACCAAGATGAACCTGTGAACATTCGATGCTTTTGGTTCTATCGGTCCAATCACATCCATTCCCTATGCCACGAAAGGCCATGGAACAGACATTCCATGCAACTCAGAAGGGGGAAAATGTATCAAATCACCATGTATTTGACATTCATGACATTTACGAACAAATCGTATGGAATCCCGCTCCATGGTGAGCCAATAATATCTTGCTCGAAGTatcttcttggctagaacataTCCATTCATATGAGGTCCACAAACTCCTGAGTGTACTTCAATCATGATTGTGGAAGCCTCTTGAGCATTTACACACCTTAGAAGACCTAAATCGGGTGTCTTCTTGTACAGTATGCCTCCGCTTAAGAAAAAAACCCTTGCTAGTCGTCGAATAGTCCTTTTTTGATTACTAGTTACATCTGACGGACATTCTCCATACTGAAGATATGTTTTGATATCATGAAACCAAGGCTTACCATCGAATTCCTCCTCAATCATGTTGCATTAAGCATGTTGATCACGAATTTGTATGTATAAAGGGTCGATATGAGCGTCATCAGGGTGTTGGAGCATCGAAGATAAAGTGGCCAATGCATCTGCAATCTCATTGTGCACTCTGGGAAAGTGTCTAAACTTTATCGACACGAATCATTGACAAAGACCTTGTAAACAATGTTGATATGGTATGAGCTTTGGGTCTCGAGTTTcccattctccttgaatttgatgaactaGTAAGTCTGAGTCTCCTAACACTAACAATTCTTGGATGCCCATGTCAACAGCTAACCTCAGACCCAAAATGCACGCTTCATACTCAGACATATTATTAGTACAATAGAATCTAAGTTGGGCTAATAGGGTAATATTCCCCTGATTCAGACATAAGAACAGCTCATATTCCAACTCCTTTCCTGTTAGAGGCACCATCAAAGAATAACTTCCAACCTTGATTGTTATCGTGAATAACTTCATCGATACAAGATATCTCTTCATCTGGAAAATAGGTTTTAAGtggttcatattcttcatcaCTAGGGTTCTCTGCCAAATGATCCGCCAATGCTTGAGCTTTCATTGCGGTCTGCGTTATATAGATAATGTCAAACTCTGTGAGCaatattttccatttcttaAGCCTGCCCGTGGGCATgggcttttgaaaaatatatttcaacggATCCATACGAGAGATGTATTAATAAGTAGTGTAAGATGAAAGATAATGTTTCAACTTCTGTGCTACCCAGGTTAGGGCACAACACGTTCTTTCAAGAAGGGTGTATTTCGCTTCGTAAACGGTAAACTTCTTGCTGAGGTAATAAATGGCCCGCTCTTTCTCTCCAGTGTCATCATGCTGACCCAGTTCACAaccaaaagaattatccaaaactgacatatacaatatcaaagGTCTTCCTGGCTCGGGAGGAACCAACACAGGGGGATTCGATAGGTAGTTCTTAATTCTTTCAAAAGCTTCTCGACATTCTTCGGTCCACTCGACTGTGACATTCTTTTTCAACAACTTAAAAATAGGCTCACAAGTTGTCGTGAGTTGAGCAACGAATCTGCTGATGTAGTTTAACCTTCCTAGAAGGCTCATAACCTCAGTTTTGTTCTTTGGAGGTGGCaattcttgaattgcttttatttttgaaggatccaaCTCGATACCTCTTCGACTGACTATAAACCCCAAAAGCTTCCCCGATGGTACTCCAAATACACATTTTGCAGGATTAAGCTTGAGATTATACCTGCGGAGCCTTTCGAAGAATCTCCTTAAGTCTTTCACATGATCTGACTGTTTCTTAGATTTAATAATaacatcatccacataaacttcgATTTCTCTATGCATCATATCGTGAAACATGGTTGTCATTGCTCTCATATAAGTTGCCCCTgcattttttaatccaaaaggcATAACACGATAACAATATGTACCCCATGGAGTGATAAAAGATGTTTTTTCTGCATCTTCATCATCCATAATAATCTGATGGTAGCCCGCATAACAATCCACAAAAGATGCAACCTCATGTTTAGCACAATTATCCAATAAAATATGGATGTTAGGCAAAggaaaatcatcttttggacTTGCCTTATTCAAATCACGATAATCAACACACATTCGAACTTTGCCGTCTTTCTTAGGGACGGGTACGATATTGGCTAACCAAGAAGGATATTGAGCGACTTGAATGACTTTGGCCTCAAGTTTTTTTGTGATCTCCTCTTTAATTATTACACTCATGTCGGTTTTGAGTTTTATCAACTTCTGCTTTATCAGAGGAAAATTAGGATCAATTGGCAACTTGTGAACAACCATGTCAGTGCTTAATCCAGGCATGTCATCATAAGATGACGCAAAAACATCTTTGTAATCAAACAGGGACTAGATTATATCGTCCTTTTGATGTCGAACATGTACACTTATCTTAGTCTCTTTAATAATTTCCCGATCCCCCAAATTTATCGTCTCACTTTCACTCATGTTtggatttgacttattttcaaaatgattgaaATCCCTCCTTACTTCTTCAAATACTCTGTCTTCATCATATTCGATTTCTTgacttattatttcaatattaggTCGAAGATTAGATTGGATATTATGATCTGGCGAAAAATTCTGCATGCATGTCATATCACTAGAATCGGCATAGAAAGAACTGTATAAAAGAAAACGAACAAATATATTAGACTGAAATAAAGATGCAATTACATCCTATTGAAAAGGGAAACAGAGagttcaaaataaaatgacaggATAAAATCCTAATTACAATCCTTGAATGAATCGgatgacaaaagaaaaaaacaagacaGACTACCAAGACTCTCTTTAACGGGGAGAGGGGTGGCCTCCCAATTGTTTAGCTTGACATCGGGACCAATGAATTGCACATCTTTGTCGCTAGCGCCTTCTCCGAGTTCCACCATATCAACCTCgacaaataaatcttgaaaatagttGATCATTTCTTCGCTTACTTTCATCACTGGCTCTGGAAAAGATGATTGATAAGATTCTGTTGCGCGGGCTTTGATGAAAGATTTGTAGATTGGTTGTATAGGCTTGGTAAGTGACCATACATCTCTCTTCTGATTCTTTTCCTTCATTTTGTCCTCGAATCTAGGTTGGTAGCCTAAGCCAAAAGTACCGATGCTCTTTCGTAGACTCACTGGATAAGCTCTCCCTTGCAAGCAGATTCCTAAGCCTTTACCCGGCTCAAACCCATGTTTCAGCAATTCATTCACCACCATTACAGACGCGATGGGCATCTTTGGTTTTGAAATGACACTCCCCTCGAGGACATGCTCAATAACCACTACCTCAAAAGCTTGATAAACCAGTGCCTCATTCTCATTATTCGCCTTGATAAAAGGGGAGGAAGAGTCTTTGTAGATTGACAAATCCCCCTCACCATGAACAATCACCTCTTGTCGGTCGTATTCAAACTTAATCATTTGATGCAACGTTGAGGGGACTGCTCCAGCCCTATGCACCCATGGCCTCCCCAACAATAGATTGTAGGACGCGTTGATATCCAACACTTGAAAATTCACAGCTAAATCCACAGGACCTATGGTTAGTACGAGCTCTATCTCACCAATGACATCTGTTTTTGACCCATCAAAAGCTCTAACACATACATTGTTGGGTCGGACCCTTTCAGCACTAACATTCAATTTCTGTAGAGTTGATAAAGGACAAATATTTGCTCTAGATCCTCCATCAATTAGAACTCGAGTGACATATGAAAGCTCACACTTTACAGTGGAATGTAGGCTTTGGTTATGTCCTGTACCTTCTTTGGGTAGTTCATCATCTGAAAAGGTGATGTGGTTTACCTCAAATATTCTCCCAGCAATCTTCTCTAATTGACTCAGTGTAACTTTACTAGGAACATGtgcttcattcaaaattttcattacagcCTTACGATGTTCATAGAATGTATTAGCAAAGACAACAAAGAGATTTGGGCTGgagtttttcttaattgttccaCCACGGAATAGTCTGATAGTTTCATCTTCCTTAGGAATTCCTCTGTCTCTCCTTCAGTGACCGGACTCTTTATTTGTATTTGGTCATTTTTAGTTTTCCTTAATTCCATCGGGACATAACATCTTCCTGAACGGGTTATTCCTCCTACTTCAtctatttcttcatcaatttcttttccCTTGTATGTCACGACAGTAGGCTTATAATTCCAAGGAACAGCTTTGGGGTTAGTCATTGGGAGCTGGGATACTGTCCTGATAATCACAGGAGAAATATGGGCCCCTTGCACGATACAGATAGACTTGTTTGGCCTTTTTGGGACAAACTATTTTGCCTTACTCGGACTTGCCCAAACATCTTCAAGGGCTCCTTTCACAGTTAAGATGGGTGTGTTTGATGGACCCAACTTTTCTAACCTACTTTTCGCCCCTAAAGGcatcatttttgttaaatcaacaaTATTCGCCGACTTCTCAATGCCAGTTCCAACCCTAAGGATTGGCTTATACGGAGATGCAAACTCTTCATGACCCTTCATCATTTCTAGCATGTTTGTTTCAGTATGCCTCGACAATGGATTTTGATTGATGTTGGGTCCACTCAGACTTTCAACTATAATTCGATTAGAATCGATCAAATCCTGAATGGCCCTTTTCAAATACCAACATCTCTCTATGTTGTGCCCTGGGGCATTAGAACAATATGCGCAATGTTGAGAATAATCCAAAACATTCCACGTCCTTAATTTTTGGAACAAGCTAGCACGACTCCCCAATAGGAGTGAACTCATCTTTAACGCCATTTCCCTTCTTGTATTGTGGTCTAGGACGGAAAGGATTTCTAGCAGTATTTCGATGAACTTGTGGGGGTGGTGGATGATTTTGTGGAGTTGGTGCACGCCATTGTGGATAATAAGGGGGTGCAATTGGTTGTGCATTAAAAACATGATATGGAGTGTATGGGACAGAATATTGTGGAGCTTGTGAAGGAAAATAGTGTTGTGGGGAATTATCTTGGACATGAGTCCTAGGCGGTGATACAATAGTGGCCATATCCTCCTTTCTCTTCTTCCCTCCAATATTTCCAGAACCATTTTGAAGCACTTGTGTTGTGGCTTTTAAGGCAGCATGACTTACAATCtttcaagacttgattccatttTCCACTATTTCCCCTACCTTAATAACTTCAGCGAATGTCTTCCCGACGGCAGAAAGTGGATAGTGAAAGTAATCAGGTTCTTGCGCCTGGAGAAAAACGTCAATCATCTTTGACTCCTTCATCGGTGGTTTAACCCTAGCAGCTTGTTCCCTCCATCTGATAGCATATTCACAAAAATTTTNNNNNNNNNNNNNNNNNNNNNNNNNNNNNNNNNNNNNNNNNNNNNNNNNNNNNNNNNNNNNNNNNNNNNNNNNNNNNNNNNNNNNNNNNNNNNNNNNNNNNNNNNNNNNNNNNNNNNNNNNNNNNNNNNNNNNNNNNNNNNNNNNNNNNNNNNNNNNNNNNNNNNNNNNNNNNNNNNNNNNNNNNNNNNNNNNNNNNNNNNNNNNNNNNNNNNNNNNNNNNNNNNNNNNNNNNNNNNNNNNNNNNNNNNNNNNNNNNNNNNNNNNNNNNNNNNNNNNNNNNNNNNNNNNNNNNNNNNNNNNNNNNNNNNNNNNNNNNNNNNNNNNNNNNNNNNNNNNNNNNNNNNNNNNNNNNNNNNNNNNNNNNNNNNNNNNNNNNNNNNNNNNNNNNNNNNNNNNNNNNNNNNNNNNNNNNNNNNNNNNNNNNNNNNNNNNNNNNNNNNNNNNNNNNNNNNNNNNNNNNNNNNNNNNNNNNNNNNNNNNNNNNNNNNNNNNNNNNNNNNNNNNNNNNNNNNNNNNNNNNNNNNNNNNNNNNNNNNNNNNNNNNNNNNNNNNNNNNNNNNNNNNNNNNNNNNNNNNNNNNNNNNNNNNNNNNNNNNNNNNNNNNNNNNNNNNNNNNNNNNNNNNNNNNNNNNNNNNNNNNNNNNNNNNNNNNNNNNNNNNNNNNNNNNNNNNNNNNNNNNNNNNNNNNNNNNNNNNNNNNNNNNNNNNNNNNNNNNNNNNNNNNNNNNNNNNNNNNNNNNNNNNNNNNNNNNNNNNNNNNNNNNNNNNNNNNNNNNNNNNNNNNNNNNNNNNNNNNNNNNNNNNNNNNNNNNNNNNNNNNNNNNNNNNNNNNNNNNNNNNNNNNNNNNNNNNNNNNNNNNNNNNNNNNNNNNNNNNNNNNNNNNNNNNNNNNNNNNNNNNNNNNNNNNNNNNNNNNNNNNNNNNNNNNNNNNNNNNNNNNNNNNNNNNNNNNNNNNNNNNNNNNNNNNNNNNNNNNNNNNNNNNNNNNNNNNNNNNNNNNNNNNNNNNNNNNNNNNNNNNNNNNNNNNNNNNNNNNNNNNNNNNNNNNNNNNNNNNNNNNNNNNNNNNNNNNNNNNNNNNNNNNNNNNNNNNNNNNNNNNNNNNNNNNNNNNNNNNNNNNNNNNNNNNNNNNNNNNNNNNNNNNNNNNNNNNNNNNNNNNNNNNNNNNNNNNNNNNNNNNNNNNNNNNNNNNNNNNNNNNNNNNNNNNNNNNNNNNNNNNNNNNNNNNNNNNNNNNNNNNNNNNNNNNNNNNNNNNNNNNNNNNNNNNNNNNNNNNNNNNNNNNNNNNNNNNNNNNNNNNNNNNNNNNNNNNNNNNNNNNNNNNNNNNNNNNNNNNNNNNNNNNNNNNNNNNNNNNNNNNNNNNNNNNNNNNNNNNNNNNNNNNNNNNNNNNNNNNNNNNNNNNNNNNNNNNNNNNNNNNNNNNNNNNNNNNNNNNNNNNNNNNNNNNNNNNNNNNNNNNNNNNNNNNNNNNNNNNNNNNNNNNNNNNNNNNNNNNNNNNNNNNNNNNNNNNNNNNNNNNNNNNNNNNNNNNNNNNNNNNNNNNNNNNNNNNNNNNNNNNNNNNNNNNNNNNNNNNNNNNNNNNNNNNNNNNNNNNNNNNNNNNNNNNNNNNNNNNNNNNNNNNNNNNNNNNNNNNNNNNNNNNNNNNNNNNNNNNNNNNNNNNNNNNNNNNNNNNNNNNNNNNNNNNNNNNNNNNNNNNNNNNNNNNNNNNNNNNNNNNNNNNNNNNNNNNNNNNNNNNNNNNNNNNNNNNNNNNNNNNNNNNNNNNNNNNGCATATCTCTTATACTCTGttccaaactcttcattttcttagtCATTTCTTCATGTTCCTCATTCTTCACCATCTTCTCAATTTCGACAGGGGAACTATATTGATGAATGTTGGGATGAGAGCTTGGAATTTTAATGGCCTCTTCAAGAATGTAACTGTGATCACGCCGAACTTTTGGCGGAGGATCGCTGTTGGACTTGGGCACCATCGTTGGTTGCGGGACGCTGTTAGTCGGGGCAGTTGACACAAAGAGTGAATTACTTATCATAGGTGTATTCGAAGGGCGCACCGTAGAAGTTCCAGCGACATTGGATGTGTTAGCATAGGGGCCGAATCCAGGGGGATATATCGGATCGCTTGTCGACACCTGGATAAGGGGagacatatttgtattaaaatagtcTCGGATTGAAGACGGTGGAGGTTGTCCACTCATCCAAGCCTCGTACATCTCTGCCATTTGTTTTTTTAACGCCCTTATCTCTTCTGTTGTCCCTGTTTCTTGTGAAGTTATCTGGTTTTGGATCTCATCATTGTCCGATTCATTTCCGTCTTTGGGGGCCATTTTCTGTTTTCCTTTCGATCTTGTGTTGTAAGGATGTGATGCCAGTTTAACCACAAACCAACTACCTTTAAGCTAATATGTAtctctt
This portion of the Solanum pennellii chromosome 12, SPENNV200 genome encodes:
- the LOC114073851 gene encoding uncharacterized protein K02A2.6-like, encoding MDVIGPIEPKASNVHRFILVAIDYFTKWVEAVTFKSVTKKVVVDFIHFNIMCRFGIPKVIITDNAANLNSHLMQEVCYQFKIEHQNSTPYRPKANGAVEAANNNKKKKILRKMVQSSRQWHEKLPFALLGYRTTVRTSVGATLYSQVYGTEAVIPAEIEIPSLRIVVEAEIDDDEWIKTRLEQLSLIDEKRLTSVCHGQLYQKRMARAYNKKVRPRHFEEGQLVLRRILPHHAETKGKFSPNWRGPFVVKRVLPNGALYLADIEGKVTETVVNADAVKRYYI
- the LOC107006400 gene encoding uncharacterized protein LOC107006400, coding for MKILNEAHVPSKVTLSQLEKIAGRIFEVNHITFSDDELPKEGTGHNQSLHSTVKCELSYVTRVLIDGGSRANICPLSTLQKLNVSAERVRPNNVCVRAFDGSKTDVIGEIELVLTIGPVDLAVNFQVLDINASYNLLLGRPWVHRAGAVPSTLHQMIKFEYDRQEVIVHGEGDLSIYKDSSSPFIKANNENEALVYQAFEVVVIEHVLEGSVISKPKMPIASVMVVNELLKHGFEPGKGLGICLQGRAYPVSLRKSIGTFGLGYQPRFEDKMKEKNQKRDVWSLTKPIQPIYKSFIKARATESYQSSFPEPVMKVSEEMINYFQDLFVEVDMVELGEGASDKDVQFIGPDVKLNNWEATPLPVKESLGSLSFYADSSDMTCMQNFSPDHNIQSNLRPNIEIISQEIEYDEDRVFEEVRRDFNHFENKSNPNMSENVFASSYDDMPGLSTDMVVHKLPIDPNFPLIKQKLIKLKTDMSVIIKEEITKKLEAKVIQVAQYPSWLANIVPVPKKDGKVRMCVDYRDLNKASPKDDFPLPNIHILLDNCAKHEVASFVDCYAGYHQIIMDDEDAEKTSFITPWGTYCYRVMPFGLKNAGATYMRAMTTMFHDMMHREIEVYVDDVIIKSKKQSDHVKDLRRFFERLRRYNLKLNPAKCVFGVPSGKLLGFIVSRRGIELDPSKIKAIQELPPPKNKTEVMSLLGRLNYISRFVAQLTTTCEPIFKLLKKNVTVEWTEECREAFERIKNYLSNPPVLVPPEPGRPLILYMSVLDNSFGCELGQHDDTGEKERAIYYLSKKFTVYEAKYTLLERTCCALTWTAMKAQALADHLAENPSDEEYEPLKTYFPDEEISCIDEVIHDNNQGWKLFFDGASNRKGVGI